The following are encoded together in the Cynocephalus volans isolate mCynVol1 chromosome 4, mCynVol1.pri, whole genome shotgun sequence genome:
- the LOC134374618 gene encoding olfactory receptor 51G2-like, producing MFSCNTSTSGHVTFLLTGFPGLEASHHWVSIPINLICVVSLLGNSIILFLICTDPALQEHMYIFLSMLATSDLGLCASTFPTMVQLFWLGARELPFDLCAAQMFFIHAFTYVESGVLLAMAFDRFIAIWNPLHYATILTHSAMAKVGTAILVRAVLLNLPGPILLRHLLFPQISILSHCYCLHCDIVGLACSDTQINSLVGLVSILLSLCLDSSLIMLSYALILRTVLGIASPGEWLKALNTCVSHLCIVLIFYLPKLGLSVLHRVEKHSYPALAVLMANMHFLVPPFMNPIVYCIKSKEIRQGLLKRFHQKRVDAS from the coding sequence ATGTTCTCCTGTAACACCAGCACTTCTGGGCATGTTACCTTCCTCCTCACTGGCTTTCCAGGGCTGGAAGCCTCTCATCATTGGGTTTCCATCCCCATCAACCTCATCTGTGTGGTTTCGCTTCTGGGTAACAGTATCATCCTCTTCCTGATCTGCACAGATCCAGCCTTACAGGAACACATGTACATCTTCCTTTCCATGTTGGCAACCTCTGATCTGGGCCTCTGTGCCTCCACCTTCCCCACCATGGTGCAGCTCTTCTGGCTGGGTGCTCGTGAGCTGCCCTTTGATCTCTGTGCAGCACAAATGTTCTTCATCCACGCCTTCACCTATGTGGAATCTGGTGTACTGCTGGCCATGGCCTTTGATCGCTTTATTGCCATCTGGAACCCTCTGCACTATGCCACAATCCTTACCCACTCAGCCATGGCAAAAGTAGGAACTGCCATTCTGGTAAGGGCTGTCCTGCTCAATCTCCCAGGACCCATCCTCCTGAGGCATCTGCTCTTTCCCCAAATAAGCATACTCTCTCACTGCTACTGCCTGCACTGTGACATCGTGGGGCTGGCCTGCTCAGACACCCAGATCAACAGCTTGGTGGGCCTGGTCTCCATCCTCCTCTCGCTGTGCCTGGACTCCTCTCTCATCATGCTCTCATATGCCCTGATCCTACGGACCGTGCTGGGCATTGCATCACCTGGGGAATGGCTCAAGGCACTCAACACGTGTGTCTCACACCTCTGTATTGTTCTCATCTTTTATTTGCCCAAACTGGGGCTGTCTGTGTTGCACCGAGTAGAGAAGCACAGCTATCCTGCTCTGGCGGTGCTCATGGCCAACATGCACTTCCTGGTCCCCCCGTTCATGAACCCCATAGTGTACTGCATCAAGTCTAAGGAGATCCGCCAGGGCCTCCTAAAACGCTTCCACCAGAAGAGGGTTGATGCTTCCTAG